The nucleotide sequence TATGAACTTACATCATATCCTGAAGGTATGCTGTGTCGAGGAGCATGTGAAGTAGATGCTCTAGTGGTGCTTGTCTCCTTCTTATATGCTCCAAAAAGCTTGACCATCTTGCCACGTTTATAATCCAAATTCAATTTGGCAGTGTCAGGATCTAGAATATTGTAACAATACTCTAGAAAAGCAAACTTTAGTCGAGGATCAAGAACTGCCGCAATTGCTAATATGTCACTGAACTCTTTCCAGTATTTATTGAACTTCTCTTTCATAGCCTCCACCATTTCACAAATAACTCGATCCTCTGAATCTTCATGACCTCTCAACCAACACTTAATCGACCATACTTGCATAAAGTATAAGTTTGTTGTCGGGTAAGATGAACCAGAGATGAGCTTTGTGACTTCAACAAATGGTTCCAATAGCTTGCAGATCCGTTCTGATCTGTCCCACTCTAGCTCAGACGGAAAGCTCTTATAGCTTCTACCAACTTCTTTAAGGTTTCTTAAGGCGTCCTTAACCAATAGCCCTCGATAGCATCAAGTGTGTGGAGTTCCAGCGTGTTGTCACATCTAAAATCAGACCCGCTTGGGCCACTTCAGCTCGTATTCCAACTGTTTCGATACAGTTCTGAAACATAATTTCCCTAGACTGAGATCCTTTCACATACTTAACGCTCTCCCTGATCTTATCTAAAGCTCCACTAATCCTGCACGATCAAGTTTAGAATGTGAGCTGAGCACCTCACATGAAAAAATTTCCCACTGCACACCAAATCTCTTTGTAGCTTTCTCTTCAAAATACCTTGCATATTATCATTCGCAGATGCAGTATCCACTGTTACAGAAAATACCTTTTTCTCTAACCCCCATTCTTTTAGCAGCTCGATCAGCTTAATGGCTATCACAATACCAGAGTGGGGAGGCGGAAAAGCACAAAAGGATAAGATCTTCATCTCCAAATTATACTCTTCATCTACGTAGTGGGCAGTCAAGCACATGTAGCCTTCTACAGTAATGGCTCTCCACAAATCTGTGGTAAAGCAAACTCTACCGGGGATGTTAGCCAAGACTGCCTTAagcttcatcttctccttctcatAAATCTTGTACACAATTGACGCTGCTGTATTACGACACCAAAACTCTATAGAAGGATTAGCGTAGGTGAAGGCTTCTCTTATCTTCTCATACTAGACAAAAGAATAAGGAAGATTGTGCTGAATTATAGCCACAACAATCATCTCACAAAACACTTCCATATCTAGCTTTCTATAACTACTTCTAGGAGTACTTCCCAGAGTTTTTGAGCAAGTTCTCATATAACGATTCATAGTATTAGTTCCATTTTCACGCAGATTCAAGAAATAATACTTTTGACAGTGATTACATGTGACATCAGTTTTACCATCAGAATGTTTCTCTCCTGGCGTAAAGTTTTTCCAGCACTTAGCTCTACGTCTACTTGAACTACTACTACTGGTGGTACCTTTTTCTGATGAACTGATTTCTAGAGGCATTGGATCATCCTCATGGACCTCATCAGTATCTTCATGTTACATGTTTTCATCTTCATCATAAAAGCTATCTTCAATCATCAGGTTTGGAGTATCAAAGCTCATTGTCCTGTAACAAATAGACAAACGCTTAATCAGAAACTAGATCACTAGCCACTAAATCACGTCCACTAAAGAATCGTAACACAGGAGAAGCTCAAGCAAGTTTCCTTCAAAACATATCTAGTCAAAACGAGCTAAAGCAAGAAACACATACAACTTCATCAAATGGTTTCACTCTTACGATCAAAACACAGATCAAAACTTCATCAAAGGGTTTCACTCTTACGATCAAAACTTCATCAAAGCACAAAAGCGTTTAATACCCAGAAC is from Brassica napus cultivar Da-Ae chromosome A4, Da-Ae, whole genome shotgun sequence and encodes:
- the LOC125608165 gene encoding zinc finger BED domain-containing protein RICESLEEPER 2-like, which gives rise to MTTRVHRGSLGEATTTVEGEATTTVEGEATTTTEGDLSALSLSGDFALSASISPTITLSFRLSLSLSGDLSLKLHLSGDFALSGSISPVTSLPGSLSGTSLSILIVRVKPFDEVLICVLIVRVKPFDEVYEKIREAFTYANPSIEFWCRNTAASIVYKIYEKEKMKLKAVLANIPGRVCFTTDLWRAITVEGYMCLTAHYVDEEYNLEMKILSFCAFPPPHSGIVIAIKLIELLKEWGISGALDKIRESVKYVKGSQSREIMFQNCIETVGIRAEVAQAGLILDDALRNLKEVGRSYKSFPSELEWDRSERICKLLEPFVEVTKLISGSSYPTTNLYFMQVWSIKCWLRGHEDSEDRVICEMVEAMKEKFNKYWKEFSDILAIAAVLDPRLKFAFLEYCYNILDPDTAKLNLDYKRGKMVKLFGAYKKETSTTRASTSHAPRHSIPSGYDEFYAYFSQKTASGNGKSPLDTYLDKPVVDMEIFRSLDVVSYWKDNVSRFKDLSSMACDVLSIPFTTVESESSFIGSRVLNKYRSYLLLTNVQALIYARNWFRGFQEIGDDMICKI